In one Balaenoptera acutorostrata chromosome 5, mBalAcu1.1, whole genome shotgun sequence genomic region, the following are encoded:
- the APELA gene encoding apelin receptor early endogenous ligand: MRLQQFFFLFLVFMMSLLPIHGQRPANLAMRRKLHRYNCLQRRCMPLHSRVPFP, translated from the exons ATGAGATTGCaacaattcttttttctgtttcttgtttttatgaTGAGTCTTCTACCTATCCATGGACAGAGACCAG cgaATTTGGCAATGAGAAGAAAATTGCACAGGTACAACTGCCTTCAGAGGAGGTGTATGCCTCTCCATTCACGAGTGCCCTTCCCCTGA